CTTTAGTTGGCCGTCGGATTGCCGGTGACGGCGCTGATAGCTCATAGCCGACAGCTGATGGTATGCTATGAGCTGTCAGCAACTAGCTGTCAGCTATAACTTACAATTTCTCCCCGCAGCTGCCGCAAAATTTGGAATCCGCCATGTTCTCACCGCCGCACCGGGAACAGAATTTGGGCTCGGGTTTCTCCTCTGCGGGCTTCCCGCAGCGTGAGCAGAACTTGGCATTGGCCGTCAGGTTTTTCCCGCAGTGGCTGCACTGCTTGATGACCAGTTGCTGATGGCCGCAGTATGGACAGAATTTGGCGTTGATCGGGATGTCGCTGCGACACTCCTGGCAGGACGTGGTTGCACCCGGGTCCGGCGCCTTGCCTTTTTCTCCGGTAAAGTATTGGGCAAACATGGCGGGCATCATCAGCCCCATGCCCATGCCCATGGTGCCGCCGGTGTCGCCACCCTCCGCTTCGGAGGCTTTTTCCATGGCCATGGCGGCCTTCATCTGCATGAGTTTGTTCATGTCGTCGAAAACACCCATGCGGCTGCGGTCGTCGATGGCCTTCTGCACCTCGGGCGGCGGTGTGATGGCATTCATGTACAGGTGGGTGAGGCCCAGGCCGAAGTGGCTGAAATCCTTCCCAAGACGCTGGGCCAGCCCTTCGGACAGTTCATCATATCGGGCCGGCAGGTTCAGGATGGAGTCGATGGTTTCTCCCATATAGTCGTTAAAGCGCGCGACGATCACCCGGTTTAGGTACGTTTCGATCGCTTCGGTGGTGAAAATGCCCTGGGTTCCCACCATGCTGTTGATGAATAGGACCGGCTGCACCACTTGCAGGTTGAAAACGCCAAAGGCCCGCAGGCGTATCAACCCCAGTTCCGAGTCCTTGAAGGCAACGGGGTCCCTGGTCCCCCATTTCAGGTCCGTAAAGACCTTCAGGTTTACGAAGTACATTTCCGCTCGCAAGGGGCTTTGCAGGGCCCAGGGAAGGCTGACGATCTTTGTCAGCAGGGGGATATTACCGGTTTTCAAGGTGTGCCGCCCCGGGCCGAAGGCCTCGACAGCTTTACCTTTGTAAAAGAACACCCCGGCCTGGCTTTCCCTCACCGTCAGCTGGGCGCCCCATTTGATTTCACCGGATCCCTTTTCCGGCAGCCGGTGAACAAGCTGCCGGCCTGTTTCGTCGAACCATTCCAGGTTTTCCAAAAAGACCACGTTGTCGGTTCCCATTATATCTCCTCCAACAGTTGTGACGATTGGTGAAACAAATCAGCGGCAACGGCAATCCAGGCCCTTTCGAGGGGGTCCTCCTCATACCTCGAGGCTCTGCCGGAGGTCGCTGATTTGATGATAACGTTCCAGCATCCGGTTTGTGCTTCGGCATTGGCGGCACTTGAACGGTATCAATCGGTTGCGCCCGGTTCGTCGATTTGGCTCGGGTCCATGTTCTTTTGGGCGTAATCCGTAAAGATATCGCTTTCCAGCGCCAGGTTGAAGATGTCGGCGTCGATGAGGTGATCCCGAACCATGGAATCGAGGATTTTTACCGCCTGAGAAAGCTTCATCGGCTGTTTGTAGGGTCGGTCCTTGGCGGTGAGCGCTTCGAAGATATCGGCAATCGCCAGAATGCGCGTCTGGAGGGCCAGCTCGTTATCCTTTAACTTCCGGGGATAGCCAGTTCCGTTCAGCTTTTCGTGATGCCCCGCGGCGAATTCCGGTACTCTGGAAAATTTGCGCGGGAATGTCAGTTCGTTGAGAATCTTCAAGGTCATGCTGGCGTGGTTTTCGATCACCTGCCGTTCCTCACCGGTGAGGGTCCCTTTGCTGATGCACAGGTTGTGGCGCTCGTCCGCCGTGAGGTAGGGTGTCTTCTTCCCGGCGTGGACAAACGTTTTTTTGGCGATGGTCTTTATGAGCTCTATTTTTTCCCGGCCCATGAACTCTTCCGGCGTGTTGGCGCGCCGGACCGCATGGAAGTCTTCCCTCACGGCCCTCAGGCGTTCAGTCGCTTTTTTCTCGGCTTTTTCCAGGGCAGGGGCGGCTTCGCCCGGTGCTTTTTGCATCAGGGCGACCTTTTGCTTCAACAGGTCGTTTTCGATCGTTTGTTCGATGAGGCGAAATCTCGATTCGACGAGGTTTATGCGGTCGAAGATGGTTTCCAGTTTTGTGGCCTTGTCCACCACGTATTCCGGGGTGGTGATTTTGCCGACATCGTGCATCCAGGCGGCCAGCATCAGCTCCTCCATTTCATCCTTGGAGAAGGAGAAATCTTTGAAAGGGCCTTTTTCGGCGTCATTGATTTCTTGTGCGATCATCTTGGCGATGGAGACCACCCGGTTGATATGACCGCCCGTGTAAGATGATTTTTCATCGATGGCCGTGGCAATGCCCTTGATGAAGGAGTAAAACAGGTCGGTCAGGTCCTGGATCAATTGGGTGTTGGTCAGTGCCACCGCCGCCTGCGAGGCCAGCGAAGCCACCAGGTCCACGTATTCGTCGGAAAAGGCGATGACCTCCCCCGTGACCGGGTCTTGGGCATTCAGGAGCTGCAGTACACCGATGATCTCGTTTTCGTGGTTTTGGAGCGCCATGACCAGCATCGATTTCGACCGGTAGCCCGTGGAGGCGTCATAATTCCGTGGGCCGGTGAAATCGAATCCTTCGGCCCGGTATACGTCCGGAATGTTGACGGCGTTGCCGGTCAGGGCCACGTAGGAGGATACATTGGCGTAGTTGGCTTCGCCGTTGTCGGTATACAGGGGGACGTGGGGCAGATCGATGGCCTTTCCGCTGGTGCCTCCCAGCCGCGTATCCATGGTGTCGTTTTGCATTATCTGAAACGTCAGGCAGCGCTGGTCCCGGTCGAGGATGTAGAGTGTCCCCGCATCGGCGTTGGTCAAATCGCGGGTTTCGTCCACGATCATTTCCAGCAGTTTGTTGATGTCCTTTTCTACCGAGAGGGCGATCCCGATACGGGCCGTTCTGCTGATGTGGCGCAGAAGGGCGGTGTCCAGGGGGCGGCCCGCTTCGCCGGGGTCCCTGCGAGACTCCCGGGCGTCCTCATCTCTTTCAATGGGTCGAGAATCGTTCGAAATGGTCATGGCCTTTTCCCTCGATTGCCGCGGTGGTTTTGGACCGAGATAACGGGCGCATACTCCCTCAAGCTTGCCGTGGGAAGTAGTCAATTTTTCCTGAAGGTGGTATGGCCGGGAAAATAGCATAATCGCGCCCGGCTTGTAAACCTCAACGATGAGATAAATGTGCGAGTGGGAATTTATCGGGCAATGCGTTTGCGAAAGTCGTTGATGGTTTCGGCATAGTCGGTGCTTCCGAAAATGGCCGAACCGGCCACAAAGACATCCACGCCGGCATCCGCAATATCTTTTATGGTTTTACGGTTGACTCCCCCGTCAATTTCGATGAGGGTCGGCAGCCCCTTTTGATCTATCAGCCGCCGCAGTTGCGCTGCCTTGGCGAGCGAGGAGGGGATAAAGGTCTGCCCCCCGAAACCGGGGTTCACGCTCATGACCATGACGATGTCGAGGGTTTCGAGCTCCCACTCGAGGGTCGACAAAGCGGTCGAGGGGTTCAGGACAGCACCGGCCTTGGCGCCGGTGCTGTGGATCATTTGGATCACCCGGTTGAGGTGGACACAGGCTTCCACCTGAACGGTGATTGTGTCGGCGCCCGCTTCGGCGAACGCCGTGATGTACCTCTCCGGGTTCTCTATCATCAGATGGACGTCGAGGGGCAGGGACGTTACCCTGCGCACGGCTTCCACTACCAGCGGCCCAATGGTTATATTGGGTACGAAATGACCATCCATGACGTCAATGTGGATCCAGTCGGCGCCGGCCGCCTCGACCGCCCTGATTTCATTGCCCAGTTGAGAAAAATCGGCCGACAGTATCGACGGTGCTATCAATTTCATTAACGCTTCTCCTTTCTTTGACAACCTGTCCTCTGGTCATTCGTCTCGCAGTCTGTTAGTCCGGGCTATACCGCTGCGTGCGAACCAGCTCCCCGTCGACATAGCAGAAAAGCGTGGCGGGCGTACTGGTCGGCACTATCAGCCACACCTCTTTTCCCGGCTCTACCAGTTCATCGAAGATCTCGCCGGTTATGCCGGATAGCTCCAGTTTGACCTGCACGCGCCTCTTGAAAAATCCGGGCGCCAAACGATGGACGAAAACCCCCTGGGAGAATTCGTCCTGCCCCGCGACCCGTTTCTGCCCGGCGGGGTTTCGGTTGACGACCAGGTCCACCGTTTCTTTTTCCGTTATTCTGTAGCCGTATTTCGGCATTTGGTCAATGATGGTGTGCTCCGCTTTGCTCCTGTCATAGGCATATTTGATGTTGCCGACGGCCAGGTTGCTCTGTTCGACCAGGTAGACGGCTTCATCCAGGGAAAGCCCCTCGAGCTTTCTCATTTCAAAGGCGCGCGGGCGGGGCCCCAGGCTGACGAGCAGGTCAACGCAGCTTCCGCGGTTCACCCATTGATCAGGCCCGGGGACCTGGGAGATAACGGCATCCCGGGCGAGGCTCTGGCCGTAGTGGGTATAGGATGTCCGGCCCTGGCAAAGCCCGTTCTCCTGAATCGCCAGGTTGGCATGGCGGATCGAAAGCCCTTTCAGGTTGGGCATTAGAATGTTTTTAGTGCCCTTGGAAAGCAATATCCTGACATCCCGGCCCACTTTTATTTCAGCACCCGGTCCGGGCTCCTGGAAGATTACGTGGTTTTTTGCGATATCGCCACTGTATTCGGACCCCTTGACTTTGATGTTCAGGCCCAGGTCCGTCAGGATTTCAAGTGCGTAGATGACGTCTCTGCCCACCAGGTCGGGAACGATGACACTGTCTTCACTTTTTATCAGGAAGATGAGGGTCAGGTAGGCACTGACGGCGGTCACCCCTAACAAGGCGGTTATCAGAATGATATATTTTGCAGACCGCAGAATCATCTGATTCGTTTCAGACGGGCGGCGAAAAAACCGTCCATGTTGTGGGCATGAGGGAAGGTTCTGAAAAAACCCTGCCGGTCCACGAACGGTTTTACGGCATCCGGGAAGGACTGTCTGTCCGCATCGACCGCGTAGTCCGTATGTTTCTCCAGAAAAGCCGACACAACGGCTTCGTTTTCTTCAGGTTCCATGCTGCACACCGTGTAGAGCAGCGTGCCTCCGGTTTTCAACAGCTGAGCCGCTTGCGTCAGGAAGGATACCTGGCGCTCTTTGAAAGCGGTTAGGTTCCTTTTGGCGGAAACCCATTTTGCATCCGGGTTGCGGCGCAAAACCCCCAGCCCGGAGCAGGGGGCATCCAGCAGGATGCGGTCGAATCCTTGGGCGGGGCCGGCCTCCGCGGGGGGGCGCTCCAGATCCAGCATCCGGGTCGTCACCATGGAGATGCCCAGGTGCATCATTTCG
This genomic window from Deltaproteobacteria bacterium contains:
- a CDS encoding SPFH domain-containing protein produces the protein MGTDNVVFLENLEWFDETGRQLVHRLPEKGSGEIKWGAQLTVRESQAGVFFYKGKAVEAFGPGRHTLKTGNIPLLTKIVSLPWALQSPLRAEMYFVNLKVFTDLKWGTRDPVAFKDSELGLIRLRAFGVFNLQVVQPVLFINSMVGTQGIFTTEAIETYLNRVIVARFNDYMGETIDSILNLPARYDELSEGLAQRLGKDFSHFGLGLTHLYMNAITPPPEVQKAIDDRSRMGVFDDMNKLMQMKAAMAMEKASEAEGGDTGGTMGMGMGLMMPAMFAQYFTGEKGKAPDPGATTSCQECRSDIPINAKFCPYCGHQQLVIKQCSHCGKNLTANAKFCSRCGKPAEEKPEPKFCSRCGGENMADSKFCGSCGEKL
- a CDS encoding GAF domain-containing protein, whose protein sequence is MTISNDSRPIERDEDARESRRDPGEAGRPLDTALLRHISRTARIGIALSVEKDINKLLEMIVDETRDLTNADAGTLYILDRDQRCLTFQIMQNDTMDTRLGGTSGKAIDLPHVPLYTDNGEANYANVSSYVALTGNAVNIPDVYRAEGFDFTGPRNYDASTGYRSKSMLVMALQNHENEIIGVLQLLNAQDPVTGEVIAFSDEYVDLVASLASQAAVALTNTQLIQDLTDLFYSFIKGIATAIDEKSSYTGGHINRVVSIAKMIAQEINDAEKGPFKDFSFSKDEMEELMLAAWMHDVGKITTPEYVVDKATKLETIFDRINLVESRFRLIEQTIENDLLKQKVALMQKAPGEAAPALEKAEKKATERLRAVREDFHAVRRANTPEEFMGREKIELIKTIAKKTFVHAGKKTPYLTADERHNLCISKGTLTGEERQVIENHASMTLKILNELTFPRKFSRVPEFAAGHHEKLNGTGYPRKLKDNELALQTRILAIADIFEALTAKDRPYKQPMKLSQAVKILDSMVRDHLIDADIFNLALESDIFTDYAQKNMDPSQIDEPGATD
- the rpe gene encoding ribulose-phosphate 3-epimerase, producing MKLIAPSILSADFSQLGNEIRAVEAAGADWIHIDVMDGHFVPNITIGPLVVEAVRRVTSLPLDVHLMIENPERYITAFAEAGADTITVQVEACVHLNRVIQMIHSTGAKAGAVLNPSTALSTLEWELETLDIVMVMSVNPGFGGQTFIPSSLAKAAQLRRLIDQKGLPTLIEIDGGVNRKTIKDIADAGVDVFVAGSAIFGSTDYAETINDFRKRIAR
- a CDS encoding PASTA domain-containing protein produces the protein MILRSAKYIILITALLGVTAVSAYLTLIFLIKSEDSVIVPDLVGRDVIYALEILTDLGLNIKVKGSEYSGDIAKNHVIFQEPGPGAEIKVGRDVRILLSKGTKNILMPNLKGLSIRHANLAIQENGLCQGRTSYTHYGQSLARDAVISQVPGPDQWVNRGSCVDLLVSLGPRPRAFEMRKLEGLSLDEAVYLVEQSNLAVGNIKYAYDRSKAEHTIIDQMPKYGYRITEKETVDLVVNRNPAGQKRVAGQDEFSQGVFVHRLAPGFFKRRVQVKLELSGITGEIFDELVEPGKEVWLIVPTSTPATLFCYVDGELVRTQRYSPD